In Lathyrus oleraceus cultivar Zhongwan6 chromosome 2, CAAS_Psat_ZW6_1.0, whole genome shotgun sequence, the DNA window caggacaatccagcttaccaacacccttgacttctcctttagctccatcaccaaatgtcacatacctggtggcatggggttgtagatccaccaataagttgctcatcccagtcatatgtcttgagcaaccactatcaaaataccagtccTGTCTAGTAGatgcccttggagatgtgtgagctagtttagcaacccattgttgtttctcAATGGGGATATTAtgcttagatgcctgctgcttaggtctgacttgaggtgtctgattagcaacccatttttgtttcttaatgggggcagtatgcttagatgccttctgcttaggtctgacttgagtattctggttaggataaccatgcagcctgtagcagaaaggttttatgtgaccaaatctaccacagtagtgacatctccatctctgaaatttcttcttctgatggttactcatcctggttccctgatgttgagacatcggttgtgacttctgcttgagtttctgaacttcagcctttgatcttttgagttcagttgaggatttcttagcaaagcctaacccagacatggttcctgacttctgtcccacctttagaatctcttccaaggtgtcagttcctttattcagcattctgatggatttagtcatttgttctagcttagatgtcagcaaagatatctcaccattcagaccatctatgactgtcagctgcttctgtttctcagcttccaactctttgatgagtttcttctgcttttctccttggatacacacttctgcacttttaacacatagttctttatatgaagcaacaagttcatccaaggtaagttcatctccacttgagtcatcatcagaggcacagacactggtcagagcagtgacatgtttaacagattctccttcagattcactctcagaatctccttcggaccaggtgacagatagccctttcttttgcatcttgaggaaggtagggcattcaactttaatatgaccatagccttcacatccatggcactggattcccttgccttgagtgaccttttcttcatattttgactttctactgatgtcatatgaagagtttttgacattaggtctaccctgttgatcaaccttctttatgaacttgttgaactgtcttccaagcatggccatggcttctgaaatgctttcatttcctccaatgtttccttcttctgaCTTCTCTTCAGTATTTGACACAAAAGCTATGCctttgttcttcttttcagcatcctcacataagcccatttcaaaggtttggagtgAACCAATAAgttcatcaaccttcatattactgatatcttgagcctcttctatgactgtgaccttcatggcaaatctctttggcaatgatctgagaatctttcttacaagcTTCTCATaagccattttctcacctaagccaccagaagtgttggcaatttcaagaatattcatgtgaaagtcatgaatagtctcatcctctttcatcctcagattttcaaacttggtggtcagcatctgaagttttgacatcctcaccttggaggtaccttcatgtgttatcttgagggtatcccaaacttctttagccagctcacagtgatgcaccagtctgaagatgtttttacttattccattgaacagtgcattcaaggccttagagtttccaagggctaatgcctcttgctccttgtcccactcttcttcaggaatttgtATACTGACTCCATCTTTACATGTCTTTATTGGATattcccatcctttgttgacagctctccagaccttgctatctagagacctcaagaaggctatcatacgaggtttccagtcatcatagttagaaccatccagcatgggtggtctatttgagtatcctacatccttgtccatggtactagaaagtaacttccctagatctcacccaaaaattaacaggcagggtgcctgctctgatgccaattgaaattatagttaacagactttcgatgtcacacgggatgttatgacatccaattctgtGTAGACAAGAATTATGCcgaacttaaaaagtaagtgcagtaaataacacaaggaattgtttacccagttcggtgtcacacacacctacgtctgggggctaccaagccagagaggaaatccactattagtagtattaattcagaccttaaaccaactgtttaatcctatcacttaatacctacccaatgcaatttcaatcttacactaagatcagagttcctactcactccccctcaatcacctcagtgacTACAACCTTTGATTAGATTAAAGTAAatggtgaagtcacacttcaaacaactcttgattgtgcttaacagctttaatcaagatacacagcactcacgcttaaaagcttagagtgacacaacacttacaactcaatgaacaccctagtccaatgcaatcatctaggatataattgcttggctcacaagatacacctaatacaagacacacaaaaatacagcagtgaagtatgatgaaacactaaaatcttcacgcctaaaatccccgagttctgaatgaaggattgccatccttttatattgcagcacttgggccttgtacttgtatttcctgaaattaaggttaagcaagttaacctaatttccacatattagggtactaacaaataggctatttgttaggttcattaattgtagcttagttgttagtttcctggtttttagctcagctgttggattcctgaagaatagcctgagaaaactgctgaaacagaaaaactaaccaacctataatttagcatatgctgtcaggaatgaatgtcacaaccttcagtttgacgtccaaagcatagaccatatgctaagtctgttattttcctgaaaacagactatacaaaatgttgtactgtaaaggaccactcagtccatacttcagtatcagcttgcattaataaatgtcaaaacatccaatttgacatttacacatagagcCTTATGCCATGATCTGTTATCCTCCTGcagaacagactgagatacacACTGAACTGTAGTAGACAACCAACCTGCCTATTtttcagtatatgctgtcaatgatgaatgtcagagcatccagtttgacatttagacagtaggccttatgccaggtctgttattctcttgataaacagactgaaattaaatactgagttataacagacaaccaactgttctatacctcagtatctgctgtcaggaatgaatgtcataacatctagtttgacattctataaatcatgtattagctaaacctgcagcatactactcaagtatgtcatgacatcagtcaagacatcagagtacatttagatgttctaacacacaatgcatccaatcaaacatctccagcgcatgtcatgacatcaaccaagacattagagtccagttaatgttttaacataaaatgcagccaatcaaacatctacaaactccccctttggcaaatttttggctaaaacaacttggcatcacaacagagttcacagcagcggaaaacacacatctagcagggaaattaacctagctaatacactcagagcagcaACACACTCACCACAgatagaagttaaataaaaacttcacatatcagcacacatacagaagttaaataacAACTTCTAACAGCaacacacataaacacactcacactcatagaagtggaacatcatctgcagcacaacctctggattagaggatcttcaatatctgttagtaaaaaatctgttgtcctggggcatcacaggtgttactccccctttttgtcaaaaatgttgccaaagcaacactttatATTATAGACCaaaataaacagaattacacacaaatgacagaaatATAGGAAATGATTTAATCATTTGACTTAGAGTCAGCCTCATCATCAGTGCCATCATCAGAACTGGCCTCCTCTTCACTCTCTGCACTTTGCCTTGCAGCTCCTTCTGTAGCATCAGCAGATTCACCAAGCACACCACCATTAGACATCTCCAATTGTATGATCAACTTTTCCAAAGTGAGCTTCCTTGCCTCtagctctttgcaagtctctctgagTATGGCAATGACAACAACTTTATCTGGTTGATTGCCAACACTTAATGTCTCTCCAGttgtcatgacatcagccaagacattagagtccagttaatgttttaacataaaatgaagccaatcaaacatctacaaatatgtgatttaatataattgccaatgtcgcgaaaacctacagggtcacacacaaaaggacggtttgatgagagatagagtaaacAAGGAACACAttaaggtacagtgcacttaagtgaattgtagaacatcgtaaggtacggtgcacttaaatagaatatgaaatgtggtaaggtaccacacgcttaagtgattttcggtataccataagatatgggccacatacacttaagtgggctttttagtttgcaacccacacaagtggttctataaatagaacccttgtgcggaagcatttcacttgataaaatttcgtttttctctctctctctctctctctctcacacacacacacacacacacacacacacacacacacactcaaagccttcatttgtagcagatagcactgagactgaaggaatctgttcgtgtggactgagtataggcgttgtcaccattcaacgcttgtgatcactccttagatctgtATCAAAGATTTTATTTGCCACAAGAGGTGATtgtttctatcactgatcatgcccattcgtaaggaccactaaaggaaattttttaatttccgttgcattttggatcacAATTTTCCTTCACTTTTGAGAGGCATAAAGTTTGAATTGTAGGTGATGGTATAGGTCAACAAGTTCACACTGATTTTGGAGAAACCCTTAGCCTAGTTGTCAAACCGGATACTATTTGTATAATTCTTAGTATTACCTCTCTAAGTCTTGACAAATTCATTAGTTGGATGTCAAGAATGCCTTTCTATATGGAAAACTCAAAGAAACCATCTACATGTATCTACTATTAGGACTTAAGGATTCAAAAAAATCCTAATCATGTGTGTCATATGCGCAAATCACTATATGGGATTATAGTGTTATATTTGCCAGCGTTAATCAAAGGAGAGGGAGTCATCCACTAACTTCTAAATGATATGTGGTTAATAACCTCTTTTGATTAAGGGGAGTGGTTACTGCCACTCGGGATTACCCAAACCTTATGGCTAAAGGGTTTATAAATATTCCTTCCCTTGAGGGAGAAGTGACAATTCATTGCACCCTAAGCATATCTTTTAGCTATATCATAACACATATTGATCGTACCTCATACATGCTTACTAAAAGCATATCATCTATCGATAAAACATGTCACCTCACATGAGTAGTACTCTTAAAACCACTACAAAATACCACCGTACACGACTTCTCGCCGTCGTGGGTGAGCCCTAACCACCCCAAGTTGTTATAAACCTACTTAGGCCTCTGATTCTCCCTACCATTACCGCAGGAATAAATACTTGCACTTTTTGACCACTACAAGGATGAAACAAGCTCATTGAGTTTTGTTTAAACGATTTACCGACTATGTTTCATCTATTAGTTTTTTCTCAAAGCAAGTGCAATCACTCCCTTTTCATATACAAGAAAAACATTCACATGGTCTACATTATACTTTATGTATATGATATTATCCTTACCACATCTTCTGATGCTTTGCGAAAATCTATCATTTCAATTATGGATTCTGAATTTGCTATGAAAGATTTGGGACACCTAAGCTACTTCTTAGTTATTGTAGTTACTCGCCACCAAAAAGATTTATTTGTATCATAGAAAGTATACCTAAAAAACTCTAACACATGCTGAGATGTCTTATTAAAAATCATGCCCAATCTTGGTTAATACAAAACTAAAGATAAGTGTCACACATAACACTCCACATGAGGATCCATCTCTCTATCGTAACCTTGACTGATGCCCTTCAGTATCTCACTTTCATTTGACCAAACATTTCATATGCAATACAACAAATATGTCTTTTCATGCACAAATTGATGGAAGACCACATGCAAACCCTCTGACGTATCTTGCGCTACATTAAGGACATACAACATTATGATTTACATCTTTATCCCTCGTTTACTACCTCTTTAATTTCATATACGTATGTCAATTAGGTAGGGTGCTCTGATACCCGATGATCCACCTCTATTTACTATGTGTTTCTTGGTGATAACTTGCTCTCTTGGTCTTCCAAACGGCAACCCACATTATCTCGCTCTAGTGCTAAAGTTGAATATTGTGTGTTGTCAACGTGGTATCTAAATCATGATGGTTGCACAACCTTGTTCTTGAGTTACATTGTCTCATTCACAAGGCCACCATGATCTATTGTGATGACAATGACAATGCCATTCATCTCTCTATAATCCAGTTCAACATCAACGGACGAAACACATCGTGATGAATATTCAtttcgtttgtgaaaaggttgATCGAGGTCATGTTCACATTCTTCACAACCCCTAACGATATCAAATTGCAAATATTTTTACCAAAATTCTTCCATTCATCATATTATTTTAGAATTTGAGAGACACTCTCAATGTTTATCAACATTCCGCTTTAATtgcataatatatatatatatatattatattcaTTAGTAAATAAAATTTAACAATAGTGATATATTATTGACAAATTATATCAAAGTATATCAATGAAAAACATATAATTACATTCATAGAAAATTACATTCTTATAATGATACGTACAGTTAATTGACACAGACacattttttatatttaattaatttgaaATTAACTGATTTGTTTTGTCactcaaccaaattcaaatgATATCATAGAATTCTCCTTCAAAATTTTTAAACTAAACACTCCAATAACTTGGATAAGGATGAAATAGTGATAAATTGTTTAATTATCCATCCATATTGAAAGATATCATTAAAATATAAAGAACTGAAGGTGACATATAACAGAATATATATTTATTTACTAATGAATATAAtaaaagtatatatatatatatatatatatatatatatatatatatatatatatatatatatatatatatatatatatatatatatatatatatatatatatatatatatatatatatatatcgatTTGGCCAATGATTAGTTAACAACTATGAGCAatacatatgaaaaaaaaatgcTACATAATGAAAAGGATTTTACGGTCCATATAGGTGATACGTGATAGTTAACCTTTATGGTACACAAGTCATAACTAATCTGTTTGATCCTTCACCAACCATTAGAAAAAGCATCAATATCAAACAAACGTGACACTCTCTCAATCAAAATAACGCTCCTAGTAATAGTCTTTACTACTTAAAGCAGAAAACACAGTCCCTATAGTATTCTACCACAACATATGTATGGAGAAACAAAAACTCTCCCAAGAAGAAAAGAAAGAGTCAAATAATTACAGTAACAAAACTGTATGGGATTGTGGGAGCACTCTCTATGATTCCTTCGAGCTCAATTCCTTCAAACACCAACTTGACTCAGCCATAAATAGAAGAACACTTTCCATGTCTCATTTACCAGAACGTCGAGTCACAGTTCTTCAGAAATCATCATCATCTTCTTATTCTTCTTCGGTTACCTCAAGGAAGCCGTACAAGATCTCTCGCTCTTTTCGGAAATTTATTCGTTCCGTTTTCAAGTCAAGCAATGATAAATCCAACGTTTCTTCAAGCAGCAATAGTTTCAAAGTGCAAGAAAAATACTCTAATGAGCGTTTCTACGTGGTTTATGATAAATCTGGATCGGTTCTTTCTACTATCCCAGAAGCTCCTGAATTTGAGATTGGTTCTCTTTCGCCGGAAATCTCTTCTTTGGTTAAAAGATCTGCTTCGGAGAGGTTCACGACAATTGGTATTGCGTGTGCTTAGATTTAGGGTTTTACTAATGTTGTTGTTAGTAGTTAATTAGAGATGATTAAATTATTATT includes these proteins:
- the LOC127120802 gene encoding uncharacterized protein LOC127120802; translated protein: MEKQKLSQEEKKESNNYSNKTVWDCGSTLYDSFELNSFKHQLDSAINRRTLSMSHLPERRVTVLQKSSSSSYSSSVTSRKPYKISRSFRKFIRSVFKSSNDKSNVSSSSNSFKVQEKYSNERFYVVYDKSGSVLSTIPEAPEFEIGSLSPEISSLVKRSASERFTTIGIACA